Sequence from the Rhizomicrobium sp. genome:
TGACGCCACGGCCCACGTTCGATTCCGGACGGAGCCTAGAGCCAACATGTAAATGGGGGGTTTAGAAGGTTAACCCGCGACCAGTTCGACCGCGCCCTCGCGCGCCGTCAGCGTCAGCCCGGCGTTCAGCTCGCGCGACAGCTTGTGGGCGAGAAAGGGCTGGATGCCGCGGGCATCGAGATGGGTGTCCTCGCCGCGCACCGCGTTGGCGACGTCGTCCAGCACGCGGGCATAGGGGCTGGTCGCCACGATCTTGAAGGCCGGCGCCGCCGGATCGGCGCCGACCGTCACCGCGAGCTGGCCGCCGCGCGGCAGGCAGTCGGCGCCCAAAAGCGCCGCGTTCATCAGGAGCTTCGCCCAGTTCTTGGGCCAGTTCACGGAACCGCCCTGCCAGTTGAGCTGGACCTTGCCGCCTTCCAACAGGCCGGCGACCAGCCGTGCGATCTCGCCGACGTCGAGTTCCGCGCCGGCGGAACCGGCGGCACCGAAGGCGATGCGCATGAATTGCAACCGGGCCAACGCCTGCAGCGCGCTGGAGGTGACGATCTTCAGCGCGTCGGCGCGCATCGCCGCATCGCGCTCGTCCTCCATCACTTCGAGGCCGTTGACGACCGCGCCGAGGGGGCCGACCAGATCGTGGCAGACCCGGCTGACCAGGAAGGCGGAGAATTCGATGTCATCCATGGCCTGGCGGTCTCCGCTTGGGGGCGAATGGTTTGCGAACGGTAACCATGCGAACCGCGTCTTAAGGAATGCTTAAGGGCGGCGCAACCGCCGCCGCCGCTCAATTGCCCGAGGCGATGCGGACGCGGAGCTGGTCCATATAGGCGACCAGGGCCGGAACGCTGCCGCCGTTGCGGCCGAGATAGGCCACGAATTCGTCGCGCTCCGCCGGCGCCAGCCAGATGCCGGCGACGCTGAAATCCACGATCACCGGTTTGCCGGTATCGGACCGCACGCGGAAATCGACCTCCAGCGGCTTGCCGCTCTGATCCTGCGGGTCGATCAGCTGGGTCGCGACGATATCGTCGGCCGGCGCATTGGCGCGCGAGCCGGTGACCTTGAGCGTCTGGCCGGAATAGCGCTCGAAATAGGACTGGTAGACCGCGACCGCATAGCGCTGGAAGGCGGCGGCGAAGGCGTCGCGGTCAGCCGGCGTCGCCTTGTCGCCATATGCGCCCAGGGTGAATATCGCGACGCGCTTGAGATCGGTGACACCGAGCAGGAAGTCCTCGAACGCCGCGCGGCGCTGGTCCTTGCTCAGATGGGTATCGTTGAGGATCTCGAGGCCCTTGTGGATGTTGTTGCCGACAAGGTCTTCCGCCGGCGTCGCCGCGACGGCGGGCGAGACGATCGCGAAGGCGAGGACTGCCACGGCGAGAACGCGGCGGATTGCAGCAAGGCGCATGGTGTTCCCGTCTGTCGAGGTTGTCCGCTTCTGCCTTCGCGGCCGTGCGGCGTGGACCGCGCAATGACGCCGCATCGTGGCGGCAATAGGGCTATGACACGGTTCCGTCGCCGGAACGAGATGAATCGCGCCCGGTCGCTTTCGCGATGTTTAATGTGCTACGGGAACTTTGCCGCAAATACGCGGCTTTCCGCGGGGTTTGTTCGGGATGTCATCGCCCTCTCAGCGTCTGGCGGCGCTCGCCGCGCTGGCGCACGAAGCCGGCGCCGTCGTCATGCGTCACTACGAAGCGGGCACCGTGGCGCGCGAGAAGGCCGACCATTCGCCGGTGACCGACGCGGACGAAGAGGCCGAAGCGCACATCCTGCGCGGCCTGCGCGAACTGGCGCCCGGCGTGCCGGTGATCGCGGAAGAGGAGGTCGCCGCGGGGCGGTCGCCGGCGATCGGGAACCACTTCTTCCTCGTCGATCCGCTCGACGGCACCAAGGAATTCATCAACCGCAACGGCGAGTTCACCGTGAACATCGCCGAGATCGAGAACGGCATCGCGGTCCGCGGCGTGGTCTACGCACCGGCCAAGCACCGCCTGTTCGTCGGCGAAACGCCCGGCGGCGCCTTCGAGATCGAGACCACGGCAGATGCGCCGCCGGACTTCGCTTTGGCCCGGCCGATCCATGTGCGCAAGGCGCCAGCCGACGGCCTCATCGCCGTCGCCAGCCGCTCGCACCGCGACAAGAAGACGGAGGAATATCTCGCCGCCTATCCGGTGAAGGCTTTCATCACCGCGGGCTCGTCGCTGAAATTCTGCCTGGTCGCGGCCGGCGAGGCCGACATCTACCCGCGCCACGGCACGACGATGGAGTGGGATACCGCGGCCGGCCACGCGGTTCTCAGCGCGGCGGGCGGGACCGTCACGAATCTCGACGGCTCGCCGTTTCTCTATGGCCGGGCATCGGATGGCTTCACGAATCCGCACTTCGTGGCGCGGGGCGGCCGCTGACTACCGGTCGTAGTCGTGCCGGCTGGAATAGAACATCAGGGCCATCAGCCCGCCGCCGACCGCGATCGTCAGCAGCGAACCCACGACCAGCGCGAACCAGCCGAAGGCGCTCATATGCACCACGCCCAGCGCGCCCCAGGTATAGACCGCGTACCAGATCGAAACCGCGAGAAAGCCCAGAAGAACGACAAGCGCCAGCCACCCGGCCCGCGAGAGATGGGCGTGATCGTCGTTGTCGCTCATGAATCCGTCACTCATGCAGACGATAACGCGACAGGACGCGACACGTTCATCTTTCGGTCGCGCCCTTGCGCCGCACCCCGGAGCGAGCCTAGGCCGCCGCGCCGGCCATCAGGGAACCGGCCGCGCGTTGCACCTTCAATTCCGCGCCGTCGGCGCCGGAAACCTGCAGCATGTCGCCCTTGATCGGAGACGAACCGTCGACCGCGTTGGCGGACCAGCGCGTGTCGTCGACCCGCACGGCGCCGCGGCCGTTGACGAAATTCTCCTCCGCCTTGACGACGCGGCCGATGTACTGGGCGCTGCGGTCGTTGAGATTTGTGTGGGTGTTCCGCTCGGCGCGGCCCCAGGCCGAACGCTTCCAGGTCGCGGTCGCCACCACCGCTATGACCGCGAACAGGAACACCGCCAGCCGTCCGTTGAGCGGCGGCACCAGGAACTTCAGCACGCCGACCAGCAGCGCCGCGATGCCCGGCCACAGCAGATACTGAGTCGTGCTCGCGATTTCGAGCGCCAGAAGCACCGCGCCCAGCGCCCACCAGTGCCAGGCGGGCTGGGCGTTCAGGAACTGGGTGATCGCATCCATGACGGCCTCCCTCAGGTACCGGCGGGCCGCGTCGGCGGCGGCGCCACGTTCGGCACTGTGCCGGCGGCGTTCTGGCCGCGCGCCGGCCTTGTCGTGGCGGCGGATGCGGCCTGGGTCGTGATCGCCTCGCGGGTCATCTCGGCGATGCCGGCGATGGAGCCGAGCAGGCCCGCCGATTCCATCGGCACCACGACGAATTTCTGGTTCGGCGCATTGGCGAGCTGCGCGAAGGCGTCGACATATTTCTGGCCGAGGAAGTAGTTGAGTGCGTTGACGTTGCCGGCCTCGATCGAGTCCGACACCATCTGCGTCGCCTTGGCTTCGGCCTGCGCCAGCCGCTCGCGCGCCTCGGCATCGCGGAAGGCGGCTTCCTTGCGGCCCTCGGCCTGCAGGATGGCGGACTGCTTGGCGCCCTCGGCGCGCAGGATGGCGCCCTGCTTCTCGCCGTCGGCCTGGGTGACTTCGGCGCGGCGGAAACGCTCGGCCTTCATCTGGCGCGCCATCGCCTCGGTGATGTCGGTCGGCGGCGACAGGTCCTTGATCTCGATGCGCGTGACCTTCACGCCCCAGGGACTGGTCGCCTGGTCGACAACGGAGAGCAGGCGCTGGTTGATCTCGTCGCGCTTCGACAGGACCTCGTCGAGATCCATTGCGCCGATCACGGTGCGCGCATTGGTGAGGCAGAGATTGGTGATGCCGGCCTGGAGGTTGGCGACCTCATAGGCCGCCTTGGCCGCATCGACGACTTGATAGAAGGCGATCGCGTCGGCGGTGACCGTCGCGTTGTCGCGCGTGATGACGACCTGGCTCGGGATCGTCAGCACCTCTTCCATCATCGAGAGCTTGCGTCCGATGCGGTCCACATAGGGAACGATCAGGTTGAGGCCGGGCTTGAGCACCTTGATGAAGCGGCCGAAGCGCTCGACCGTCCATTCGCGGCCCTGCGGCACGCTCTTGACGCCGGAGAAGATGGTGACGAGCGCAAGGACCAGCAGCGCGAGGACGAAAATCGTTGCGCCATCCATGAACGTTCTCCCCTTGCCGGCCCTGGGGCCGGACCAGCGCGGCGGAAGGTAATCCTCTTGCGCCGCCATCAAAAGACCTTGAAAGGCCGAAAATGTCCCCTACGCCCCTTTGTCGTCGCCGCCCCGATGGGGCATGGATGACGCCCGCGGGGATGACGTGATTCGCTTGGGAGAATGACATGCGACGTTTCCGGATTCTCGGCGCCGTGTTCGCCGCCCTTGCCGCGCTGGCGCTCTCGGCCGGCCCCACCGCCGCCGACGACCACGGTGCCGATGACGACACCTTCTCGCCGAACGAGATCGTGCAGGCGGGAACGGATTTCTTCGGCGTCACCACCGAGGTGATGGCCAAGGCGGTGCAGCGCGTGACCGAGGATCTCGGCCTGCCGGACGGCTACATCAAGGGCGAGGAAGGTTCGGGCGCCTTCATCCTGGGCGTGCGCTACGGCTCGGGCTGGCTGATCAGGAAGGGCATGGAGCCGAAAAAGGTCTTCTGGAAAGGCCCTTCGATCGGCTTCGACGTCGGCGGCAACGGCTCCAAGGTCTTCACCCTGGTCTACGACCTGAAGGAGGAGCGCCGGCTCTATCAGCGCTTCCCGGGCGTCGAGGGCAGCATCTATTTCATCGCCGGCATCGGGGTGAACTATCTGCGCTCGGGCGGGGTAACGCTGGCGCCGATGCGCACCGGCGTCGGCCTGCGCGCCGGCGTCAACGCGCACTACATGGTCTACAGCGACAGGCGGGACTGGTTCCCGCTCTGAGGCGTCAGGCCACCGCCTCGCCGGTGCCGGCACCGGGGGCGCCGGCGGGCGCCGGCAGATAGAGCAGAAGGGCGGCGGCGACATAGGTCGACGAGAACGTGCCCACGAAAATGCCGAACAGGATCGCCGCGCTGAAATTGAGCAGCACCGCTCCGCCGAACAGCATCGGCACGACCGAAAGCGCCGTGGCCGCCGAGACGAGCGTGGTTCGGGTGGCAATCTGATTGGTCGAGAGGTTGATCAATTCGGGAAGCAGCATCCGCTTGTACTTGCGCCGGTTCTCCCGGATTCGGTCGAACACCACGACCGTGTCGTTGATCGAATAGCCCGCGAGCAGCAGGAGCGCCGCCACCGTGTTGAGCGTGAAATCCATGTGCAGGATGGAGAAGAAGCCGGCCGTCACGAACACATCGTGCCCCGTCGCGATCAAGGCGCCCACGCCATATTGCCATTCGAAGCGAAAGGCGACGTAGAGCGAAATCAGGACGACCGCCAGGAGCGTCGCATAGACTCCGCTTTGGAACAGTTCTTGGCTGACCTTGGGTCCGATGATCTGGGTGTCGCGGAAGGTGTAGCCGGGCCCGAGGCTCTGGCGAACCTTTTGCTCCACGCCCTTGTCGGCCTCGTCGGACTCGGCCTGGACCCGGATCAGGAGACAGGAATTGGCCGGCTGATCGCACTGACCGCCGCCAAAATAGGTGATCTCGGTATCCTTGAAGCCCAGCCCCGCGATGCTGCTGCGCACTTTTCCGATATCGATCTGCTTGGCATATTTGACCTCCATCTGGACGCCGCCGGTGAAGTCGATTCCGAGATTGAACCCGTAGAGCAGTATCGAAACGACCGACGCGACAAGCAGAAGCCCGTCGAGGCCGAACGCCCAATAGCGCCAGCCGACGAAGTCGACGTTCGTGGTCTCGGGGATGATGCGCAACCAGGTCATGCGGATGGGGTCCGAAAAGGCCCGGCAGACATATAGGTTGCGCCCGCGCCGGACAAGATAACCGCCCGATTTGCATAATTTCCTGTTTTTGCGACACTTTCGCCCGACGAAGGAGATTTGCGCCATGGCCGCCGCCCTGCACGGTCCGCCCGAAGCGCCCAAGGTCGCGGCCGGCGAGACCGGATTGCGCGAGACCGCCTATGCCTCGGTCGTGGCCGCCGTGGTGGTGTGCCTCGTCTATTTCGGCCGGCCGCTGCTGGTGCCGTTGGCGCTGTCGATCCTGATGGCCTTCGCGCTGGCGCCGGTCGTCGAATTCCTGCGGCGGCTGCGGGTCGGCCGCATCGCGGGCGTGATCCTGACCGTGACCGCGGCGGTCCTGCTGATCAGCGGCATCGCGACCTTCATCGGCACCCAGCTCGCATGGCTCGCCGTCAGCATGCCGCAGTACCAGCAGAACATCGTCCACAAGATCCAGTCCGTGGAGGGCTCCGCCGCCAACAACGGCATGGTCAAGAGCGCCGTCGCCTTCTTCGACAATCTGAACGACCAGATCTCCCAGGTGCCGATCGCGCCGAGCAACAATCTGGAACTCCAGTCCAAGACAACGTCCCAGGTCGACGCCGCCGCGGTGCCGGTCGTCGTCCAGCAGCCGCCGGCCGATCCCTTGACGCTGATGAAGAACGTCGCCGGGCCGCTGCTCGAGCCGCTCGCCAATCTGACCATCGTGATCATCTTCGTGATCTTCATCCTGCTGCAGAAGGAGGACCTGCGCGACCGCTTCATCATGCTGGCCGGCCCGCGCGACCTGCAGCGCACCACGCTCGCCATCGACGACGGCGCCGAGCGGCTGAGCCGCTATCTGCTGCTGCAGACCGCGGTGAACACCGTCTTCGGCGTCCTGGTCGGGATCGGGCTGTGGGCGGCGGGCGTGCCCAATCCCGCCTTGTGGGGACTGATCGCGGCGATGTTCCGCTTCGTGCCCTATATCGGCGTTCCCATCGCGGCCGTCTTTCCGCTGGCGCTCTCCATCGCCATCGATCCGGGCTGGACCGTGACGTTCTGGACGCTCGGCGTCTTCATCGTGCTGGAATCGATCACCGGCCAGGCGGTCGAGCCCTGGCTCTACGGCCGCAACATGGGGCTGTCGGCGCTGGCCGTGGTCGTCGCGGCGGGCTTTTGGACCTTCGTCTGGGGACCCGTCGGGCTGTTGCTGTCGACGCCCTTGACCATGATCCTGGTGGTGATCGGCCGCCACGTCGACCAGCTTCGCTTTCTCGACGTGATGCTGGGCGACGCCCCGCCCATGGCGCCGGAGGAGAGCTTCTATCTGCGCATGCTCGCCGGCAATTCCGACGAGGCGGCGGAACAGGCGGAGTCCTTCCTCTCGGAACATTCGCTGCCGGCCTATTTCGACGAGGTCGCGGTGCGCGGCCTCGCTTTGGCGCAGCTCGACGTCAACCGCGGCGCGCTGACCGAGGAGGGACGCAAGCGCGTCGCCAGGACGGTGGAGATATTCGTCGATAATCTGGCCATCCACGAGGACCCGGACGCCAAGGCCGCCGGGAGCGTCTCCAACGAGGTGCCGTCCGACTGGAACCGCAAGCCGGTCCTGTGCGTCGCCGGGCGCAGCGTGCTCGATCACGCCGCGGCGCATCTGCTCGCCCATCTTCTGGAGCGCCAGGACATCGGCGCGCGCATCGCCTCCTTCGAGGAGGTCTCGCCGTTGACGATCCAGGATCTCGCCTGCGACGGCGTGCGGGTGATCTGCGTCTCCTATCTGGAGCCGGGAAACCCGAAGAACGCCCGCTATCTCGCGCGCCGCCTGCGCAAGCGCATGCCCGGCCTGCCGCTGATCGCCGGCTTCTGGAGCGTCATCGAGGACGACACCCACTATCTCGACAGCTTCGAGGCCACGGAGTGCGACTTCCTCGCCAACAATCTTCGCCAGGCGGTGGAGCAAGTCATCACGCTGATGCGCCGCAATGACGGGCACTTCGTCAGCACGGTGCGGAAGCACGAGGAAGAAGCGGTGACCGACTGACGGCAGGATTCGCCGGGCCTAGGCGAACTCCGCCTGCGTGATGGTGACGTGGTAGCCCTGCGCATCGGCCACGACCTGAACCCGCGCATTCATCTGACAGGCGAGCGCCTGGACGATCGTCGTTCCCAGGCCGAACGCCTTCTCTTCGCTGCCGGCCGCGGACATCCCCTTGCCGTTGTCGCGGACCGAGAGGCGCCAGCCGGTCTCGCCGGTTTCGTAGGCGACATGTATGCGGCAGTCCGCGTCGTCCTTCCCGAAGGCGTGCTTCAGCGCATTGATGACCAGTTCGGTGACGATAAGGCCGATGCTGACCGCCTCTTGCGCGCCGACCGTGCCTTGTCCGGCGTTCACCTCCAGGGAAATGGAACGCATGCCGTCGATCAGCGTTTCTTCGAGGCTCTCGCAAAGGTCGGACAGATAGGGCGCGAGCTCTACGCGCTCACCGTTCTCCGACACCTGAAGCCGCTTCTGGATCGCGGCGATCGACATGATCCGACCATGCGCATCGCGCAAATGCAGCCGCGCCTCTTCCGATTCCACCGTGCGTGCCTTTCGAAGCAGGATGCTGGCCAGGATCTGCAAACTGTTTCCCATCCGGTGCTGCATTTCCCGCAACAGCATGTCCTTCTGCCGCAGCAATTGGATCATGTCGCGTTCGGACGGATCGGGCGTGTCCGTGGCCACAAGCGCGGGCGGCACATCACGGCCAATGCGGACGAAACAACTTTCCATTGAACCCCTCCAACGGTCGAACCAAATTGGGTGCGTCTACCAGTATTCGGGCGGCGAATTCTTCAAGGCGTGGTTTTCGACGGACAATTGCGCGAGCACGTGCCGAAGCCGGTAGTTCTCCCGCGCGAGTTCCGACGCGGACTCCGCGACCCGCCTTCGCCTGCCATGGCTGGCATTGCCCCTGCTGGCGCGCCACATGAGCAGGCCGATTGCGAGAAACCCGATAATCCAGAATATGGGAGCCATTATATTACCCCGCGCGATTGTCGGATTGAGACACTTTTATCGGCCAACCGCGTTGTCTGTCTGATAGCCGACATAGCAAGCTAGGCAATATTCGACTGAACGTCTGTTCAATATTGCTCATTGCGCCGGTTTTCTGAGCTATTCCTCCGAATACGCACAAATCCATTTCGGAACAATTGTTTGAAAGTCGAGGGCCTGTGAAGAAGAATGGCGCTGGCGTGACAGCCAGAGGCAAACAGCCGTTCGACCCTCGCGCGTTTCTAGCCAAGGCCGGGATCGGCCGGGCGGTATCGAAATATCGCAAGGACGAGATCCTGTTCTCGCAGGGCGACCAGGCGGACTCCGTGTTCTACATACAAAAGGGCAAGGTCAAGCTTGCCGTCGTGTCCGCGCATGGCAAGGAAGCGGTCGTCTCGATCCTGGGTCCGGACGAGTTCTGCGGCGAAGCGTGCCTGACCGGACAGATGCGGCGCATGGCGACGGCGTCCGCGATGACCGAATGCGAAATCATGCGGCTGGAAAAAGCGGCGATCGTGCGCGTGATCCACGAGGAACTCGCGTTTTCGGAAATGTTCGTCACGCACATCCTGGCCCACGCACTCCGCGTGGAAGAGGACCTGATCGATCAGCTGTTCAATTCGAGCGAAAAGCGCCTGGCGCGCGCGTTGCTGCTGCTCGCGAATTTCGGCAAGGAAGGAAAGCCGGAGCCCGTGATCGCCAAGGTCAGCCAGGCGACGCTGGCGGAAATGATCGGGACGACGCGCTCCCGCGTGAGCTTCTTCATGAACAAGTTCAGGAAGCTGGGATATATCAAATACAACGGCCATATCGAGGTGCACAGCTCGTTGCTGAGCGTCGTGTTGGACGAGCCCGCATCGCACGACCCGAAGTTAGGACACTCCGGCTCCTAGGGTGCGACGCGCTTCACCGGCACGGACACGCCGCAGATGTCGAGCACCGGCGGCGGTTTGCGGAAGTAGAACGGCGCGGTCGGGTTCCGCTTGGCCTCGATTGCATCCGCGAAGGATCGGGACTCGGGGCGCATGACCTGGAACACCGGCCGCTCCGCCGGCGGAACGTCCGCCGCCAGCCGCACCCGCAGGATCGGATCGCGCTTCGAGGCGTCGCCGATCACGCCGCTGTCGACATCGGGATCGCCGCGCTCCAGCTTCTGCACATATTGCATGCCGCTCAGCACCCGGCCGAAGGCCGTCAGGTCGCGGTCGAGCCGCCGCGGCGCCTCTCCGATCACGATGTAGAACTCCGTGCTCGCCGTATCGGGATCGTTGTCGCGCGCGAAGGCGAAGGTGCCCGGACAATGGATCAGCCATTCGCGCCCGTCCTTCGGATCGCGCGCGACGGGAAAGCCGTCCTCGAAGCCGACCTCGGGCGCCATCGGATCGGCGTTGCCGAGCGGCGTGAATAGGGGCGCCGGTGTGGAGACACGGTCGAACTCCGCCTTCAGCGGCGGCCACTGTGTCAGGTTCTTCGCCTCGACCGGATGGTCCTTGGTCGAGGCCGTGCCCTCGCCGATGCCGCCCTGCGCCACGAATCCGTCGATCACGCGATAGAAGGAAAGCCCATCATAGAAATGCGCGCGGACCAGGGCGCGGACCCGCTCGGCATGCTTGGGCGCGAACTCCGGCGCCAGTTCCACCGCCACCTGGCCGTAGCGCGTGTCGATCAGGACGAGGTTCTGCGGATCGACCGGGCGCCACGCCTCCGGCGGCAGGTCGGCCGCGGAAGCCTCCGTTAGGGAAAGCAACGCAACCAAAGCCAGGCGGGTCTTCATGAAATCTCCCCATGCGACCGGACGCACCTTGCCCGGCGCCGCCGCGTGCCTATTAAGAGCCTATCGCCATGACCATCGACAAGCCCGACCGTTCCGCCGCGCAAATCTCGCCGGCCGCCTTGCCGACGCTGCTTTCGGTGATGTTCATCAACCTCCTGGGCTTCGGCATCATCGTGCCGCTGTTGCCGTTCTACGCCAAGTCGTTCCAGGCCTCGACCTGGCAGGTAGCCCTGATCTTCTCCGCCTATGCCATCGGCGCCTTTTTCGGCGAGCCGTTCTGGGGCCGGCTGTCGGACACGATCGGTCGCAAGCCGATCCTTATCAGCACGGTGACCGGCAATTGCCTGTGCTATCTGGCGCTGGCCTTCGCGCCGAACATCTATGTCGCGTTCTTCGTGCGCCTGCTCGGCGGCATGGCCAGCGGCAACGGCGCGGTGATCCAG
This genomic interval carries:
- a CDS encoding histidine phosphotransferase family protein is translated as MDDIEFSAFLVSRVCHDLVGPLGAVVNGLEVMEDERDAAMRADALKIVTSSALQALARLQFMRIAFGAAGSAGAELDVGEIARLVAGLLEGGKVQLNWQGGSVNWPKNWAKLLMNAALLGADCLPRGGQLAVTVGADPAAPAFKIVATSPYARVLDDVANAVRGEDTHLDARGIQPFLAHKLSRELNAGLTLTAREGAVELVAG
- a CDS encoding ABC transporter substrate-binding protein — translated: MRLAAIRRVLAVAVLAFAIVSPAVAATPAEDLVGNNIHKGLEILNDTHLSKDQRRAAFEDFLLGVTDLKRVAIFTLGAYGDKATPADRDAFAAAFQRYAVAVYQSYFERYSGQTLKVTGSRANAPADDIVATQLIDPQDQSGKPLEVDFRVRSDTGKPVIVDFSVAGIWLAPAERDEFVAYLGRNGGSVPALVAYMDQLRVRIASGN
- the cysQ gene encoding 3'(2'),5'-bisphosphate nucleotidase CysQ: MSSPSQRLAALAALAHEAGAVVMRHYEAGTVAREKADHSPVTDADEEAEAHILRGLRELAPGVPVIAEEEVAAGRSPAIGNHFFLVDPLDGTKEFINRNGEFTVNIAEIENGIAVRGVVYAPAKHRLFVGETPGGAFEIETTADAPPDFALARPIHVRKAPADGLIAVASRSHRDKKTEEYLAAYPVKAFITAGSSLKFCLVAAGEADIYPRHGTTMEWDTAAGHAVLSAAGGTVTNLDGSPFLYGRASDGFTNPHFVARGGR
- a CDS encoding NfeD family protein, which gives rise to MDAITQFLNAQPAWHWWALGAVLLALEIASTTQYLLWPGIAALLVGVLKFLVPPLNGRLAVFLFAVIAVVATATWKRSAWGRAERNTHTNLNDRSAQYIGRVVKAEENFVNGRGAVRVDDTRWSANAVDGSSPIKGDMLQVSGADGAELKVQRAAGSLMAGAAA
- a CDS encoding SPFH domain-containing protein; protein product: MDGATIFVLALLVLALVTIFSGVKSVPQGREWTVERFGRFIKVLKPGLNLIVPYVDRIGRKLSMMEEVLTIPSQVVITRDNATVTADAIAFYQVVDAAKAAYEVANLQAGITNLCLTNARTVIGAMDLDEVLSKRDEINQRLLSVVDQATSPWGVKVTRIEIKDLSPPTDITEAMARQMKAERFRRAEVTQADGEKQGAILRAEGAKQSAILQAEGRKEAAFRDAEARERLAQAEAKATQMVSDSIEAGNVNALNYFLGQKYVDAFAQLANAPNQKFVVVPMESAGLLGSIAGIAEMTREAITTQAASAATTRPARGQNAAGTVPNVAPPPTRPAGT
- a CDS encoding EipA family protein, which codes for MRRFRILGAVFAALAALALSAGPTAADDHGADDDTFSPNEIVQAGTDFFGVTTEVMAKAVQRVTEDLGLPDGYIKGEEGSGAFILGVRYGSGWLIRKGMEPKKVFWKGPSIGFDVGGNGSKVFTLVYDLKEERRLYQRFPGVEGSIYFIAGIGVNYLRSGGVTLAPMRTGVGLRAGVNAHYMVYSDRRDWFPL
- the secF gene encoding protein translocase subunit SecF, with the protein product MTWLRIIPETTNVDFVGWRYWAFGLDGLLLVASVVSILLYGFNLGIDFTGGVQMEVKYAKQIDIGKVRSSIAGLGFKDTEITYFGGGQCDQPANSCLLIRVQAESDEADKGVEQKVRQSLGPGYTFRDTQIIGPKVSQELFQSGVYATLLAVVLISLYVAFRFEWQYGVGALIATGHDVFVTAGFFSILHMDFTLNTVAALLLLAGYSINDTVVVFDRIRENRRKYKRMLLPELINLSTNQIATRTTLVSAATALSVVPMLFGGAVLLNFSAAILFGIFVGTFSSTYVAAALLLYLPAPAGAPGAGTGEAVA
- a CDS encoding AI-2E family transporter, with product MAAALHGPPEAPKVAAGETGLRETAYASVVAAVVVCLVYFGRPLLVPLALSILMAFALAPVVEFLRRLRVGRIAGVILTVTAAVLLISGIATFIGTQLAWLAVSMPQYQQNIVHKIQSVEGSAANNGMVKSAVAFFDNLNDQISQVPIAPSNNLELQSKTTSQVDAAAVPVVVQQPPADPLTLMKNVAGPLLEPLANLTIVIIFVIFILLQKEDLRDRFIMLAGPRDLQRTTLAIDDGAERLSRYLLLQTAVNTVFGVLVGIGLWAAGVPNPALWGLIAAMFRFVPYIGVPIAAVFPLALSIAIDPGWTVTFWTLGVFIVLESITGQAVEPWLYGRNMGLSALAVVVAAGFWTFVWGPVGLLLSTPLTMILVVIGRHVDQLRFLDVMLGDAPPMAPEESFYLRMLAGNSDEAAEQAESFLSEHSLPAYFDEVAVRGLALAQLDVNRGALTEEGRKRVARTVEIFVDNLAIHEDPDAKAAGSVSNEVPSDWNRKPVLCVAGRSVLDHAAAHLLAHLLERQDIGARIASFEEVSPLTIQDLACDGVRVICVSYLEPGNPKNARYLARRLRKRMPGLPLIAGFWSVIEDDTHYLDSFEATECDFLANNLRQAVEQVITLMRRNDGHFVSTVRKHEEEAVTD
- a CDS encoding sensor histidine kinase, coding for MIQLLRQKDMLLREMQHRMGNSLQILASILLRKARTVESEEARLHLRDAHGRIMSIAAIQKRLQVSENGERVELAPYLSDLCESLEETLIDGMRSISLEVNAGQGTVGAQEAVSIGLIVTELVINALKHAFGKDDADCRIHVAYETGETGWRLSVRDNGKGMSAAGSEEKAFGLGTTIVQALACQMNARVQVVADAQGYHVTITQAEFA
- a CDS encoding Crp/Fnr family transcriptional regulator, with the protein product MKKNGAGVTARGKQPFDPRAFLAKAGIGRAVSKYRKDEILFSQGDQADSVFYIQKGKVKLAVVSAHGKEAVVSILGPDEFCGEACLTGQMRRMATASAMTECEIMRLEKAAIVRVIHEELAFSEMFVTHILAHALRVEEDLIDQLFNSSEKRLARALLLLANFGKEGKPEPVIAKVSQATLAEMIGTTRSRVSFFMNKFRKLGYIKYNGHIEVHSSLLSVVLDEPASHDPKLGHSGS
- a CDS encoding peptidylprolyl isomerase; the encoded protein is MKTRLALVALLSLTEASAADLPPEAWRPVDPQNLVLIDTRYGQVAVELAPEFAPKHAERVRALVRAHFYDGLSFYRVIDGFVAQGGIGEGTASTKDHPVEAKNLTQWPPLKAEFDRVSTPAPLFTPLGNADPMAPEVGFEDGFPVARDPKDGREWLIHCPGTFAFARDNDPDTASTEFYIVIGEAPRRLDRDLTAFGRVLSGMQYVQKLERGDPDVDSGVIGDASKRDPILRVRLAADVPPAERPVFQVMRPESRSFADAIEAKRNPTAPFYFRKPPPVLDICGVSVPVKRVAP